One window of the Eucalyptus grandis isolate ANBG69807.140 chromosome 6, ASM1654582v1, whole genome shotgun sequence genome contains the following:
- the LOC104456181 gene encoding LOW QUALITY PROTEIN: UDP-glycosyltransferase 74E2 (The sequence of the model RefSeq protein was modified relative to this genomic sequence to represent the inferred CDS: inserted 2 bases in 2 codons), with protein MSSSRERICPSNRQPTMYPAKDIHVLVLAHPVQGHINPMLQFSKRLTSKGLKVTFLIPISTKKSLNLVNASSIQVEYISDGFDNIEEDKLSTKEYLEHFRLSVSQSLSDFIQKHQSCQENPAKVLIYDSFDSWALDVAIEHGMHGASFFTQSCVVSCIYYLVHQGTVKXPLDAVDGQGRVLCDPPVMSVLGLNDFPSFVADVHKYPAILDIVLGQFSNFRKAKWLLFNTFTELEEELVNWMGNQWSMMTVGPTIPSVYMDKRLEDDTGYGLSLFKPEAEACLRWLDSKPPCSTVYVSFGSLASLGEDQMEELASGLRSMKSHFLWVVRESEEKKLPRNFLQELGLDDDKKGLVVRWSNQLXVLSHVSVGCFMTHCGWNSTLEALSLGVPMVVMPQWTDQPTNATFIVEVWKVGLRVRANERGVVTGEEIESCVNEIMEGGERGKEIRENSLGWKELAKRAIDEGGSSKRTSRICLQRS; from the exons ATGTCATCGAGTCGAGAGAGAATCTGTCCGAGCAACAGACAGCCTACCATGTATCCGGCTAAGGACATTCACGTTCTAGTCCTAGCCCACCCAGTGCAAGGCCACATAAACCCAATGCTCCAATTCTCCAAACGGTTGACCTCAAAGGGTCTCAAAGTCACCTTCCTAATCCCCATCTCCACCAAGAAGTCCCTCAATCTGGTAAACGCGAGCTCCATCCAGGTCGAATACATCTCCGATGGGTTCGACAACATCGAAGAAGACAAGCTGAGCACTAAGGAGTATCTCGAACACTTCCGACTCTCCGTTTCTCAGAGCCTGAGCGATTTCATTCAGAAACACCAATCTTGTCAGGAGAATCCGGCTAAAGTTCTTATTTACGATTCCTTTGACAGCTGGGCTCTAGACGTGGCAATAGAACATGGAATGCATGGAGCTTCGTTCTTCACTCAGTCCTGCGTCGTCAGTTGTATCTATTACTTGGTTCACCAAGGAACAGTGA CTCCACTAGATGCTGTCGATGGACAAGGGCGTGTTCTATGTGACCCTCCGGTGATGTCGGTTTTAGGGCTGAACgattttccttcatttgttgCCGATGTCCATAAATATCCCGCCATTCTCGACATCGTTCTCGGACAGTTCTCCAATTTCCGGAAAGCGAAGTGGCTTTTGTTCAATACTTTTACTGAGCTCGAGGAGGAG CTGGTGAATTGGATGGGGAATCAATGGTCGATGATGACCGTCGGACCCACGATACCTTCCGTATACATGGACAAGAGACTCGAAGACGACACAGGCTACGGGCTTAGCCTCTTCAAGCCCGAAGCAGAAGCTTGCCTCCGGTGGCTGGACTCGAAGCCGCCCTGTTCCACCGTCTACGTATCGTTCGGAAGCTTGGCGTCTCTCGGAGAGGACCAGATGGAAGAGCTCGCGAGCGGACTCAGGTCGATGAAGAGCCACTTCCTGTGGGTGGTGAGAGAGTCTGAAGAGAAGAAGCTCCCACGTAACTTCTTGCAAGAGCTAGGGTTAGATGATGACAAGAAGGGTTTGGTGGTGAGGTGGTCCAATCAGC AAGTGCTGAGCCACGTCTCGGTCGGTTGCTTCATGACCCATTGCGGTTGGAACTCTACCCTCGAGGCGCTGAGCTTGGGAGTCCCCATGGTGGTGATGCCCCAGTGGACGGACCAGCCGACCAATGCAACTTTTATCGTGGAGGTTTGGAAGGTCGGCCTCAGGGTCAGGGCCAACGAGCGAGGGGTTGTGACTGGGGAAGAGATCGAGAGTTGCGTGAACGAGATCatggagggaggagagagagggaaagagatcAGAGAAAACTCCTTGGGTTGGAAAGAATTGGCCAAACGAGCCATTGACGAAGGAGGTAGTTCGAAAAGAACATCCAGAATTTGTCTCCAACGTTCTTGA